A segment of the Lycium ferocissimum isolate CSIRO_LF1 chromosome 5, AGI_CSIRO_Lferr_CH_V1, whole genome shotgun sequence genome:
GTTCGATGATGGAGCAGGGCATTTTTCCCGGGGAATAGATTTAAAGTGCTGACGCCAAACATTGTTGAATCATTCAACTCAATGTTTCTAGTAGAGAAAGAGTTCCCCATAACTGCCTTTTTCAACGACATTAATATGAGGTTTGCTACCAAATTCAATGAGAGGCGTACCTTAGCAAAGAATCTCCTCTTATTAAACAAACGTGTCATGCCTCGTGCTGAATCAAGGATAAGGAAGAGAATGGAAGCGAGCAAAAAGGTAGTTGTCATTGGGGTAAACGAAAACAAGTACACCGCGTGCGAACACGACAACCATGCAACTGTCAACCTGTCGACTATGTCATGTTCTTGTAGAGTTTTCGACGTGGACAAGCTCCCATGCCCACATGCCATAGCAGCTCTGAGTAAGAGGTATCCAGATACATTTAAGAGGTATCCAGATACATTTGGAGCCTCTGTTTATAACCACTCTTCTACATATTACTCCGCAGATGCATACCACAAAGCATATGAAGGTGATATTGTCCAAATTTCTCATGAAAGTAAGTGGATGATTCCGTCATATATGCAGGGCGCATAAGTTCTCCCACCAAAATACATTCCAAAACTGGGTCGAAATAGTAATAAGCGTAAGAAGGGTGTCTTGGAGGGAGAACGTAGTTATACCAAATCAGCCACGAGAAGAAATAAATGCTCCCTATGCAAACAACCTGGACACAGGAGAACCACTTGTAATTTGAATGGGTCACAAGTTGGCCATAATTCGTCACTAGTTGAGCAGAATTCATCACAAGTTGAGCAGTGAATATCGATCTATTGCCCTTTTGTTTGCTATGGCTGCAGtaaaatgtatttttgttgttggtcTATTGGTCTATTGCCCTTTTGTAGTTTATGGATGCAGGGAATGTATTTATGTTGCCCTTTTGTTTTTTATATTGTTGCAGTGTATTTATAATTGTTGTTGGTCTATTTATAACTGTTGTTGGTCTATGTTAAACGTTGTCATTATTTCCACCAAGCTTTTAATGAATGCATTCGGTCTAGACATAAAACAAGCTGACAATTGATTATAAAAGGAAACGCAATCAAAAGGAACCACAAATGACCCATTTGGTAATTACAAATGACACTAAACACAACAGCATTCTCTTCGTCTTTTCTTTCCCGGCTTTACCTTTCGATTCTTTTTTTGCTGATCCTCTCAATTTCAGCTTCGCATTCAATTCCTTCTTTATTTGATCCCTCTCAGTCTGAGTATCCTTCATTTGATCTTTAAACCAGTCCATCGATGCTTCCGCCTCCAGGAAGAGGCTTCTGACTTCTGCCAATAATTATTCAGCTTTGGTCAGCCTATACattaaattaaatttgtccaccCCAATCATTAATGGGGTATCACTGTTGACCTATTTAAAATAACCGCAACCACCATCTTCTTTCTGcacaaatcaaaaaataaaataaaatagcaaTGTATCAAGTTAAAACAGACATAAGCATATTAAATACTATTTTTTCCCTTCGCACAGCAATAAAACTCCCTTCCAGGATTTTGTGGTGTCTTGTAAGTATTAATGGGTGCTACatcacacacatgcatattccCTTTTGTGTGCCATACGAATTAGACGATGACTTCTGTGACATTTTAGTGATTAATGAATCGACGCTTCTGATAATCTTCCCTTGAGTTATAATAAAATGTGGGTTTTTTACTCTCTTGTAGAAAGCCTAGGAATGAGGGTATTTATAATGGAAAAGTTACCGTTATTTAAACGTTGGGTTTGAAAAAAGTTACCGTTTGTAGTTATATGCTAGTTCTGAACGTTTAGTTTATAATTCACCTACAACATTTTAGTAGAATATTCAATGTAACACATGTTTTTTCATCATTTAGTTTATAATTCACCTACAACATTTTAGTAGAATATCCAATGTAACACATGTTTTTTTCAACGTTTATAATTCACCTACAACATATTAGTAGATTATCCAATGTAACACATGTTATTTCAACGTTTATAATTGACCAACATCATATTAGTGGAATATCCAGTTCAACACATGTTTTTCCAACGAAAAAACATTTATTAAATAAGAATTGaactaaattttgaatttaaacTTATATTTTAGACTAAACAATATGTTGTCATCATGGAATTAGTGAAACAACATTATAATGATCTAAACAATGACACTAATTGATTAATGTCAATAATATGCTAGTGAAAGTCTTTGGTTGTGATGATCATATGTAACAACTAGAAATTGCTAACATAACTATACGTGaacatcatatttattttcattgataTTGGTGTTTATATTAATAAATATGACGTTATATATTTATCAAGTACTCATTTAAATTCCCCAATATACGTTTCAAGAATAAATTCATCAATTTTAAAGTTAATTCATCAATGTGCATAATTTTCCCATTAATATTAAAGTTAATTCATCAATGTGCataattttaaagttaattCATCATTGTGCataattttaaagttaattCATCAATGTGCataattttaaagttaattCAAGAATTAACTCATCAATTTTAACGTGCATAATTTTCCCATTAATATTGGTGTTATTTCCTATTTTTCCCTATTTTCAATAACGTCTAGTAGAAGATTCGGTCTATTGTTTATTTTAAAGTTAATTCAATAGTGTCTAGGAGAAGACTCAATTACTTCTAGTGTCTATGATGGAACAATTAAATTATCAGTGCATGTTTTCCCAATGTTCAACAACGTCTAGTAGAATAGACAATTATGTGTGGCAGAGAGCAGtgcaatttttttccattttcccattgatatttgtgttattatttatttcttatttttctcatttttcaacAACGCATAGTAGAAGATGAAATTAGTTCTAGTGTCTATGTTTGACAGTTAGcaattatttcttattttcacCATTTTCAACAACGTCTAGTAGAAGACTCAATTATGTCTAGTGTCTATGCTGGAACAATTAAGCTATCAAAGCATATTTTCCCAATGTTCAAAAACATCTAGTAGAATAGACAATTATGGGTGGCAGAGAGGAGTGTAATTTTTCCCATTTTCATTGATATATGTGTTATTAGTTATTTCTTATATTTCTCAATTTTCAACAATGTTTATTAGAAGATAAAATTAGTTCTAGTGTCTATGTTTGACAGTTAGcaattatttcttattttccccATTTTCAACAACGTCTAGTAGAAGACTCAATCATGTCTAGtgtcttgtcacgacccatttttcATAGGCCGTGCgagcacttaccttcccacctcgataagcgaaccctcaaccaaTAATGAAcaaatacatgaagaatgaatttaaaacatcggaatagaacaaatacgtaagtctcacgatatatctatatataagtagtagtaaaagtgcggaagacaataaatacccccagggtctagtctgaataatacaagagcatctaaggtGAATAGTACagtctggaatactaatacataaatgtctatgtctctgaaataaaagtaagacatatgataggaaagtcttcaaggtcagcgaacgccatgctcaccctgaaaactcgagaggaagctgaagagtcgatcGGCCCGCGGTCAAAGAAGTAGATCCGATTcggtactcgcattcataaaagaatgcgacaAGTGCGGTCGGTACAAACAAACGAtcttg
Coding sequences within it:
- the LOC132057736 gene encoding uncharacterized protein LOC132057736, coding for MRKVIAVDGTHLKGKYRGVLLTAVAQDVENHVFPVTCCVVDSECDASWNYFFQQLVDIVPNSLDLCIISDRHLSIKKAIRDVYTNAYHCVCTRHLCERMRGRAFFPGNRFKVLTPNIVESFNSMFLVEKEFPITAFFNDINMRFATKFNERRTLAKNLLLLNKRVMPRAESRIRKRMEASKKVVVIGVNENKYTACEHDNHATVNLSTMSCSCRVFDVDKLPCPHAIAALSKRYPDTFKRYPDTFGASVYNHSSTYYSADAYHKAYEGDIVQISHEMYL